A window from Desulfobaccales bacterium encodes these proteins:
- a CDS encoding dynamin family protein, translating to MTEPQSHQAFMEEIGRLEDMAQEWISLFPQAAAQGQHWQKVLSQVKAHAAEDTCRLAVVGAVKSGKSTMINSLLGQDLLKRGAGILTAMITRVQPGPEAGAVLQFKAWDEINGEIRRALGLLPNPRLVERAEPLNLQEALDRELLAQVLAEAQEAELWTGGSLDQNYLLLKSYLEGYDLLKDLMPATGVLPLTGPDLARHRELVTREATAVYLKDVLLTIPFPWPAHGVELGDCQGSDSPFPQHLAQVLAYLIKSDLVLYVVSSRVGLRQADFQFLAELKRMGLIPHILALLNLDLGEHTSSGEVVKIRDRVVQELSSWQPDPRVYAFSALKLLLDRRQARGETLDPREAAVLKVWATDPDSTAFSDGEAVRFDQDLKTALSDLRTRRLAGGSLAQVKMVARGLREQLELTQDLMTRGMDAIKELETRLEARRQPLTATMATLSQTMEGAGNRLKKALRSRVDSLMDRHSGQVGKDLDEFIRNFKPDWDQIASPSGTPVFRTVLYQLFQDFAKALAHHITGEVNIALVEFIREQEEWLRQELMHSWQPLFLALQEALALYYREIAELGLPAAAPALEATAIPRPPGLEVPLLNLEVVPDWRFAREVWLRSGMGFLGRTWDNLKRRLGLKGETDPRRQLLRDLERALAALKEWLAEEVRVQLLNYREGLKFQYFFPLVDQWLRLQEASLDDTLGSLLGSLKAAAETMHLAEEERAARRQRLSELIPLAHRIEARLSEKTSPK from the coding sequence ATGACGGAGCCCCAGTCCCATCAGGCCTTCATGGAAGAGATCGGCCGCCTCGAGGATATGGCCCAAGAGTGGATCAGTCTCTTCCCCCAGGCCGCGGCCCAGGGCCAGCACTGGCAAAAAGTGCTGTCCCAGGTGAAGGCCCACGCCGCGGAGGACACCTGCCGTCTGGCGGTGGTAGGGGCGGTGAAGTCCGGCAAGAGCACCATGATCAACAGCCTGTTGGGGCAGGACCTCTTAAAGCGGGGCGCCGGCATCCTCACCGCCATGATCACCCGGGTCCAGCCCGGGCCGGAGGCGGGCGCAGTGCTCCAATTCAAGGCGTGGGACGAAATCAACGGTGAAATCCGCCGGGCCCTGGGGCTTCTGCCCAATCCCCGCCTGGTGGAGCGGGCTGAGCCCCTGAATCTGCAGGAGGCTTTGGATCGCGAACTCCTGGCCCAGGTCCTGGCCGAGGCCCAGGAAGCCGAACTCTGGACCGGGGGCAGCCTGGACCAGAACTATCTGCTGTTGAAATCCTATCTGGAAGGCTACGATCTCCTCAAAGACCTCATGCCCGCAACCGGCGTGCTGCCTCTGACCGGCCCGGACCTGGCCCGCCACCGGGAGCTGGTCACCCGGGAGGCCACCGCGGTGTACCTTAAAGACGTGCTCCTCACCATACCCTTCCCGTGGCCGGCGCACGGGGTGGAACTGGGCGACTGCCAGGGGAGCGACTCGCCGTTCCCCCAGCATCTGGCCCAGGTCTTGGCCTATCTCATCAAGAGCGATCTGGTCCTTTATGTGGTGAGCTCCCGGGTGGGGCTGCGCCAGGCGGACTTTCAGTTTCTGGCCGAGCTGAAAAGAATGGGGCTGATTCCCCATATCCTGGCCCTGCTTAACCTGGATTTGGGAGAGCACACCTCCTCCGGAGAGGTGGTGAAGATCCGGGACCGGGTCGTACAAGAGTTGTCCTCTTGGCAGCCGGACCCCCGGGTCTATGCCTTTTCCGCCCTGAAACTCCTCCTGGATCGCCGGCAGGCCCGGGGTGAAACCCTTGATCCCCGGGAAGCTGCGGTATTAAAGGTTTGGGCCACGGACCCGGACTCCACCGCGTTCTCAGATGGAGAGGCGGTCCGATTCGACCAAGATCTGAAAACCGCCCTGTCGGATTTGCGGACCCGGCGGTTGGCCGGGGGTAGTCTGGCTCAGGTGAAGATGGTGGCCAGGGGCTTAAGGGAGCAGTTGGAACTCACCCAGGATCTTATGACTCGGGGCATGGACGCCATTAAGGAGTTGGAAACCCGTCTGGAGGCCCGGCGTCAGCCGCTTACGGCCACCATGGCCACCTTAAGCCAGACCATGGAGGGCGCCGGTAACCGGTTGAAGAAGGCCCTGCGCTCCCGGGTGGACAGCCTGATGGATCGGCATTCCGGCCAGGTGGGGAAAGACCTGGACGAATTCATCCGAAATTTTAAGCCCGATTGGGACCAGATCGCCTCGCCGTCCGGCACACCGGTCTTCCGCACCGTCCTTTATCAGCTCTTTCAAGACTTTGCCAAGGCGTTGGCCCACCATATCACCGGTGAAGTCAACATCGCGCTGGTGGAATTCATTCGGGAGCAAGAAGAGTGGCTGCGCCAGGAGTTGATGCACTCGTGGCAGCCCCTGTTTTTGGCCCTCCAGGAAGCCTTGGCTCTCTATTATCGGGAGATTGCCGAACTGGGGCTGCCGGCTGCGGCCCCGGCCCTGGAAGCGACGGCCATCCCCCGGCCCCCGGGTCTGGAAGTGCCTCTGCTGAACCTGGAAGTGGTTCCCGATTGGCGGTTTGCCCGGGAAGTGTGGCTGCGCTCCGGCATGGGGTTTTTGGGCCGGACTTGGGATAACCTCAAGCGCCGCCTGGGGTTAAAGGGAGAGACCGACCCGCGCCGGCAACTGCTCCGGGACCTGGAGCGGGCCCTGGCGGCCCTGAAGGAATGGCTCGCCGAGGAAGTGCGGGTGCAGCTCCTCAATTACCGGGAGGGCCTGAAATTTCAGTACTTCTTCCCTCTTGTGGATCAGTGGCTACGGCTTCAGGAAGCCAGCCTGGATGATACTCTGGGATCGCTCTTGGGCAGCCTTAAGGCCGCGGCGGAAACCATGCACCTGGCGGAAGAAGAGCGGGCGGCCCGTCGCCAGCGCCTGTCCGAATTAATTCCCCTGGCCCACCGCATCGAGGCGCGGCTATCGGAAAAAACCAGCCCGAAATAG
- the yajC gene encoding preprotein translocase subunit YajC — translation MAYAQGAAAAPEASPMWSFVVPMIFMVVIFYFLLIRPQQKKAKEHKALLDNLKKGDRIITSGGMIGTIINIDDQIVNVEIADRVRIELGRPYIAGFAPKKGGS, via the coding sequence ATGGCATATGCCCAGGGTGCGGCAGCAGCCCCCGAGGCCAGCCCGATGTGGAGTTTTGTGGTGCCCATGATCTTTATGGTCGTGATCTTCTATTTTCTTCTGATCCGGCCACAACAGAAAAAGGCCAAAGAACACAAGGCGCTCTTGGACAACCTGAAAAAGGGCGATCGCATCATTACCAGTGGTGGCATGATCGGCACAATCATCAATATCGACGACCAGATTGTCAATGTGGAAATCGCCGACAGGGTGCGCATTGAGTTGGGCCGTCCCTATATCGCCGGGTTCGCACCTAAGAAGGGTGGTAGCTGA
- the tgt gene encoding tRNA guanosine(34) transglycosylase Tgt, which produces MFEFRLIKSAGPAGPRLGEIATSRGKIDTPVFMPVGTYATVKTLTPEDLREIGAAIILSNTYHLYLRPGVESIQNLGGLHRFMHWDGPILTDSGGFQIFSLAPFRTMSEEGVTFRSHLDGSSHFLTPERVVGLQEALGVDIMICLDECPGYPAPEAEVRAAADLTLRWAARCKEARTRPDAALFPVIQGGMNAELRRDQAQAMAAMGFDGYAIGGLSVGEPKELMMEMLEATTPMLPEDKPRYLMGVGTPEDLVEGVARGVDMFDCVLPTRNARNGMAFTTAGKVVIKNAVHGNDPGPLDAACGCYTCRHYSRAYLRHLYVAREILAYRLLTLHNLYYYLNLMVTMRQAIADGRFAAFRQDFYQNRNEGGSTGG; this is translated from the coding sequence ATGTTTGAATTTCGTCTCATAAAATCCGCCGGTCCGGCAGGACCGCGGTTGGGGGAGATCGCCACGTCCCGGGGCAAGATCGATACGCCGGTGTTCATGCCGGTGGGGACCTATGCCACGGTGAAGACCCTGACGCCGGAAGACCTCAGGGAGATCGGCGCAGCCATTATCCTGAGCAACACCTATCATCTCTATCTGAGGCCCGGAGTTGAATCTATCCAAAACCTTGGAGGGTTGCACCGCTTCATGCATTGGGACGGCCCCATCCTCACCGACTCTGGCGGTTTCCAGATCTTTAGCCTGGCGCCGTTCCGCACCATGAGCGAGGAGGGGGTGACCTTCCGGTCGCACCTGGACGGCTCCAGCCATTTCTTGACCCCGGAGCGCGTGGTGGGCCTCCAAGAGGCGCTGGGGGTGGATATCATGATCTGCCTGGATGAGTGCCCGGGCTATCCGGCCCCGGAGGCGGAGGTAAGAGCGGCCGCAGACCTGACCCTGAGGTGGGCGGCGCGGTGTAAAGAGGCCCGCACGCGCCCCGACGCGGCGCTGTTTCCCGTGATCCAGGGAGGTATGAATGCGGAGTTGCGCCGGGATCAGGCCCAGGCCATGGCGGCCATGGGCTTTGACGGCTATGCCATCGGCGGCTTGAGCGTGGGCGAGCCCAAGGAACTCATGATGGAGATGCTGGAAGCAACCACACCTATGCTGCCGGAAGACAAACCCCGGTATCTCATGGGGGTGGGGACCCCGGAAGACCTGGTGGAGGGCGTGGCCCGAGGGGTGGATATGTTCGACTGCGTGCTGCCCACGAGAAACGCGCGCAACGGCATGGCCTTTACCACCGCGGGCAAGGTGGTGATAAAAAACGCGGTACACGGCAATGATCCCGGGCCGCTGGATGCGGCCTGCGGCTGCTACACCTGCCGGCATTATTCCCGGGCCTATCTGCGGCATCTGTATGTGGCGAGAGAAATTCTGGCTTATCGCCTTTTAACTTTGCATAATTTGTATTACTATTTAAATTTGATGGTTACCATGCGGCAAGCCATCGCCGACGGGCGGTTTGCCGCGTTTCGTCAAGATTTCTATCAAAATCGCAACGAGGGAGGTAGTACAGGTGGTTAA
- the queA gene encoding tRNA preQ1(34) S-adenosylmethionine ribosyltransferase-isomerase QueA, which translates to MQPTINYTTSLVAMPLIEDYEYILPPELVAQYPLEKRDASRLMVLKRDGGEIGHRRFRDLPQWLDDRDVLVVNDTRVFPARLNGHKDSGGKVELLLHHLPEAEGNGQVPQAARARATHRGSLRVGQALNFGADLTAMVLALPQPGVVEVRFTCASGDAVAAVLEAGAVPLPPYINRLAELSDRATYQTVFAAQAGAVACPTAGLHFTDTVLQELGQRGIEIVRLTLHVGPGTFMPVRVDDYTRHQMLPEYFELSEAAAARLNAARSQGKRLVAVGTTSVRVLEYCATPSGFQAQQGWCDLFIYPGYRFKAVDRMLTNFHLPKSTLLLLVSAFAGRNLIVQAYEEAVKERYRFYSYGDCMLIL; encoded by the coding sequence GTGCAACCCACAATAAATTACACGACGAGTCTCGTCGCCATGCCCTTGATTGAAGATTACGAATACATTTTGCCGCCGGAGTTAGTGGCTCAATACCCTTTGGAGAAAAGGGATGCCTCGCGCCTCATGGTGCTAAAGCGAGACGGGGGCGAAATCGGTCACAGGCGCTTTCGGGATCTGCCCCAATGGCTGGACGATCGCGACGTCCTGGTGGTCAACGACACCCGGGTCTTTCCGGCGCGCCTTAACGGCCATAAAGATAGCGGCGGCAAAGTGGAGTTGCTGCTCCACCACTTGCCGGAAGCCGAAGGCAACGGCCAAGTCCCCCAGGCAGCCCGGGCCCGGGCCACGCACCGGGGAAGCCTTCGGGTTGGGCAGGCTCTGAACTTCGGAGCTGACCTGACCGCAATGGTTCTGGCTCTGCCGCAGCCGGGGGTCGTTGAGGTGCGCTTCACCTGCGCCAGTGGCGACGCGGTGGCCGCGGTGCTGGAGGCGGGAGCGGTTCCCCTGCCGCCCTATATCAATCGTCTGGCGGAACTCTCGGACCGCGCTACCTACCAAACGGTCTTTGCAGCCCAAGCCGGGGCCGTGGCCTGCCCCACCGCGGGGCTGCACTTCACCGACACGGTTTTGCAGGAACTGGGCCAGAGGGGCATCGAGATCGTGCGCCTCACTCTGCACGTGGGACCGGGGACGTTCATGCCGGTGCGGGTGGACGACTATACCCGGCACCAGATGCTGCCGGAATACTTCGAATTATCCGAGGCTGCGGCCGCGCGTCTCAACGCGGCGCGCTCCCAGGGGAAACGCCTGGTGGCGGTAGGCACCACAAGCGTCCGAGTGCTGGAATACTGCGCAACGCCCTCAGGCTTTCAGGCGCAGCAGGGCTGGTGCGACCTGTTTATTTACCCGGGGTATCGGTTTAAGGCCGTGGACCGGATGCTGACCAACTTCCATCTGCCCAAGTCCACCCTGCTCCTCCTGGTGAGCGCCTTCGCGGGCCGGAACCTGATTGTGCAGGCCTACGAGGAAGCGGTTAAGGAGCGTTACCGGTTTTATAGTTATGGCGATTGTATGTTGATTTTATAA
- a CDS encoding outer membrane lipoprotein carrier protein LolA — protein MTRKFLTTMALIVCLWPLQAAAAVSPEAVIARVQTLYDKAGGFQARFLQDSRIKATGASDSAAGWMYFMKPSRMRWQYETPPEQKKEIVSDGRLVWMYMPQDGVVMVYKLEKVLRSDLVMRFFSGIGLVQKDFNISWQRPPQEGASYVIDLFPKKDQPELKRLTLTINPDTYLVEKLDFTNALGEESRFTFTQVKLEVPLAPTFFTFTPPPGVQVIRETPGS, from the coding sequence GTGACTCGCAAATTCTTGACCACCATGGCGCTGATAGTCTGCCTCTGGCCCCTGCAGGCCGCCGCGGCAGTTTCCCCGGAAGCAGTGATAGCCCGGGTTCAGACCCTTTATGACAAAGCCGGCGGCTTTCAGGCCCGCTTTCTTCAGGATTCCCGTATTAAGGCAACCGGCGCCTCGGACTCCGCGGCAGGGTGGATGTATTTTATGAAACCCTCCCGCATGCGCTGGCAGTATGAGACCCCCCCGGAACAGAAAAAAGAAATCGTCTCCGACGGCCGGCTGGTGTGGATGTATATGCCCCAAGACGGCGTAGTCATGGTCTATAAGTTGGAGAAAGTGCTGCGTTCGGACCTGGTTATGCGGTTTTTTTCGGGAATAGGCCTGGTCCAAAAGGATTTTAATATTTCCTGGCAGCGCCCGCCCCAGGAGGGCGCCAGCTATGTTATCGACCTGTTTCCCAAAAAGGACCAGCCGGAGCTCAAGCGCCTCACCTTAACCATCAACCCCGACACCTATTTGGTGGAGAAGCTGGATTTTACCAACGCCTTAGGGGAGGAGAGCCGCTTCACCTTTACCCAGGTGAAGTTAGAGGTTCCCCTGGCCCCCACGTTCTTTACCTTTACACCGCCCCCGGGCGTCCAGGTGATCCGGGAAACTCCGGGCTCCTGA
- the nadA gene encoding quinolinate synthase NadA, which produces MEFTQQQQEVRHWLERRRGILLAHNYQPGEIQDVADFLGDSLALSMTAAKTPAEVIVFCGVHFMAETAAILCPDKTVLLPREDVGCYMAATITAEQLRTRKAELPGVPVVTYVNSTAAVKAESDICCTSANVVQVVNSLTPSRVLMVPDRNLALYTARHTKKEILYWEGCCNVHDGLGAAEVLACQAAHPKAVFIAHPECRPEVLDLAQEIRSTSGMLQYARQSNVKEFIIGTEMGILHTLRKENPDKLFYSPSPHLICPDMKRITLQDVIAALKDNRHQITVPEETRRRALQAVERMLAVPRD; this is translated from the coding sequence ATGGAATTTACCCAGCAACAACAAGAAGTGCGGCATTGGTTGGAACGGCGCCGGGGAATTCTCCTGGCCCACAACTATCAGCCGGGAGAAATTCAGGATGTGGCCGATTTTTTGGGTGACTCCCTGGCCTTATCCATGACCGCGGCCAAAACCCCGGCCGAAGTCATTGTGTTTTGCGGGGTCCATTTCATGGCGGAAACCGCGGCCATCCTCTGTCCGGACAAAACCGTCCTCCTGCCCCGGGAAGACGTGGGCTGTTACATGGCCGCCACCATCACCGCGGAGCAACTCCGGACCCGGAAAGCCGAACTCCCCGGAGTGCCGGTGGTCACCTATGTCAATTCCACCGCGGCGGTCAAGGCCGAAAGCGACATCTGCTGCACCTCCGCCAACGTCGTCCAGGTTGTCAATTCTTTGACACCCTCCCGGGTTTTGATGGTCCCGGACCGCAACCTGGCCCTCTACACCGCCCGGCATACCAAAAAAGAAATACTCTATTGGGAGGGCTGCTGCAACGTGCACGACGGCCTGGGCGCCGCTGAAGTCCTGGCTTGCCAGGCCGCCCACCCCAAGGCCGTGTTCATCGCCCATCCCGAGTGCCGTCCCGAAGTTTTGGATCTGGCCCAAGAGATTCGCAGCACCAGCGGCATGCTTCAGTACGCGCGCCAGTCCAACGTCAAAGAATTCATCATCGGCACGGAAATGGGCATCCTCCATACCTTGCGCAAAGAAAATCCCGACAAACTTTTTTATTCCCCTTCCCCCCACTTGATCTGCCCGGATATGAAGCGCATCACTCTTCAAGACGTCATTGCCGCCCTGAAAGACAACCGCCACCAGATCACGGTGCCGGAGGAGACCAGGCGGCGGGCCCTCCAAGCGGTAGAGCGCATGTTGGCTGTTCCCCGTGATTAA
- the ligA gene encoding NAD-dependent DNA ligase LigA, which translates to MAQKDAPPEVVSRVYELRDRINYHNYRYYTLDDPVVSDAEFDRLLAELIRLEETYGLATPDSPTQRVGAQPLDKFETVNHRQPMLSLENAFSETEVQEFDERLKRFLKTADEFDYVLEPKMDGCAVELVYEYGRFTIGSTRGDGYRGENVTQNLKTIHTIPLGLLTEAEAVPELLEVRGEVYMDLPEFKQLNEERLAKGDPAFANPRNAAAGSLRQLDPKITSSRPLKIYCYGIGEVRGRSFASQWEILQTLKAWGLRVNPLIERGRGIIAATAYHQKLEHQRHGLPYEIDGMVIKVDSLALQERLGTKTRSPRWALAFKFAATQATTKVLDIAVNVGRTGAVTPMAVMEPVEVGGVTVSRATLHNEDEVARKDVRLGDTVLVQRAGDVIPEVVKVIMEARPPDAQPFKMPTHCPVCGTELVRPEGEKVTRCPNPDCFASRTRGIQHFAGKSAMDIDGLGEKIVLKLVEVGLVKDVSDLYRLTEGDLIPLERFAEKSAQNIIMAIQASKRPALWRLINALGIRYVGEATAQLLAQHFHSLDELMQADLEELLHVGGVGKQVAASIREFFDAAQNQALIKRLQVAGVMGLPPGPAAASPLGGKTFVFTGGLPHFSRDEAKAQVLARGGKVTSSVSAKTDYVVAGMDPGSKLAKARELGVTILDEAAFEELLKRSG; encoded by the coding sequence ATGGCACAGAAGGATGCTCCCCCTGAAGTTGTCTCCCGGGTGTATGAACTCCGGGACCGGATCAACTACCACAACTACCGCTACTATACGCTGGATGATCCGGTGGTCTCCGATGCCGAGTTCGATCGTCTTCTGGCCGAACTCATCCGGCTGGAGGAAACTTACGGCCTGGCCACGCCGGATTCCCCCACCCAGCGAGTCGGGGCTCAACCCCTGGACAAGTTTGAGACTGTCAACCACCGGCAGCCCATGCTGTCGCTGGAAAACGCCTTCAGCGAGACCGAGGTCCAGGAGTTCGACGAACGGCTGAAGCGGTTCTTGAAGACCGCGGACGAGTTTGACTATGTCCTGGAGCCCAAGATGGACGGCTGCGCCGTGGAGTTGGTCTATGAATACGGCCGCTTTACCATCGGCTCCACCCGGGGCGACGGCTACCGTGGCGAAAACGTCACCCAGAACCTCAAAACCATCCACACCATCCCCCTGGGGCTGTTGACCGAGGCGGAGGCGGTCCCGGAATTGCTGGAGGTCCGGGGCGAAGTCTACATGGACCTTCCAGAGTTCAAACAACTCAACGAAGAGCGCCTGGCCAAGGGCGATCCCGCCTTTGCCAATCCCCGCAACGCCGCCGCCGGTTCCCTGCGCCAGTTGGACCCCAAGATCACCTCAAGCCGGCCCCTGAAGATTTACTGTTACGGGATCGGGGAAGTGCGGGGACGCAGCTTCGCAAGCCAGTGGGAAATTCTCCAGACCCTGAAAGCCTGGGGCCTTAGAGTCAACCCCCTGATTGAGCGAGGCCGGGGAATCATTGCTGCCACCGCCTATCATCAGAAACTGGAGCACCAACGCCACGGCCTGCCCTATGAAATCGACGGCATGGTTATCAAGGTTGACTCTCTCGCCTTGCAGGAGCGACTGGGCACCAAGACCCGCAGTCCCCGCTGGGCCCTGGCTTTTAAATTTGCCGCCACCCAGGCCACTACCAAAGTTTTGGACATCGCGGTGAATGTGGGCCGCACCGGCGCAGTGACTCCCATGGCGGTGATGGAGCCCGTGGAGGTGGGCGGCGTTACCGTGAGCCGGGCTACCCTGCACAACGAAGACGAAGTGGCGAGGAAAGACGTCCGGCTCGGGGATACGGTCCTGGTCCAGCGGGCCGGGGACGTCATCCCGGAAGTGGTGAAAGTCATTATGGAAGCGCGTCCGCCCGACGCCCAACCCTTTAAGATGCCCACCCATTGCCCGGTGTGCGGCACCGAATTGGTGCGGCCTGAGGGCGAGAAGGTCACCCGCTGCCCCAACCCCGATTGCTTCGCGTCCCGGACCCGGGGGATTCAGCACTTTGCCGGGAAAAGCGCCATGGACATCGACGGCCTGGGAGAGAAGATCGTCCTGAAACTGGTGGAGGTCGGCCTGGTCAAGGATGTGAGCGACCTCTACCGGTTGACCGAAGGCGACCTCATTCCCTTGGAGCGCTTTGCGGAAAAATCGGCCCAGAATATCATCATGGCCATTCAGGCTAGCAAAAGACCGGCACTGTGGCGCCTGATCAACGCCCTGGGCATCCGCTACGTCGGCGAGGCCACGGCCCAGCTTTTGGCTCAGCACTTCCACAGCCTCGACGAATTGATGCAGGCCGACCTGGAGGAACTGCTGCATGTAGGGGGGGTGGGCAAACAGGTGGCTGCCAGTATCCGGGAATTTTTCGATGCTGCGCAAAATCAGGCACTGATCAAAAGACTCCAGGTAGCCGGAGTGATGGGATTGCCCCCAGGACCTGCCGCGGCCTCGCCCCTGGGCGGCAAGACCTTTGTCTTTACCGGGGGGCTGCCGCATTTCTCCCGGGACGAGGCCAAAGCCCAGGTGTTGGCCCGGGGCGGCAAGGTAACCTCGTCGGTGTCCGCCAAGACCGATTATGTGGTGGCAGGGATGGACCCCGGCAGCAAGTTGGCCAAGGCCCGGGAACTGGGGGTGACTATTCTGGATGAGGCGGCCTTTGAAGAATTACTCAAAAGGAGTGGCTGA
- a CDS encoding acylphosphatase, giving the protein MADKARVHVLIEGRVQGVFFRASTRDEARARGLTGWARNLPDGRVEALFEGDKRVVSDMLTWCHKGPPYAYVDRVEVEWQPYQGDLTDFRIVY; this is encoded by the coding sequence ATGGCAGATAAGGCACGCGTCCACGTGTTGATCGAGGGTCGGGTCCAGGGGGTCTTCTTCCGGGCCTCCACCCGGGACGAGGCCCGGGCGCGGGGGCTCACCGGCTGGGCCCGGAACCTCCCGGACGGCCGGGTGGAAGCCTTATTCGAAGGCGACAAGCGGGTCGTTTCAGACATGCTCACCTGGTGCCATAAAGGCCCCCCTTATGCCTACGTGGACCGCGTCGAGGTTGAGTGGCAGCCCTATCAGGGAGACCTGACGGATTTTCGGATTGTGTATTGA